The proteins below come from a single Chryseobacterium sp. MA9 genomic window:
- a CDS encoding MvdD family ATP-grasp ribosomal peptide maturase: MNKILIITHTADNFSIEKVTEYIGKNGCEVIRFDVDIYPLQNKLSTIFQDGEWISFLETPDAKHRLDDISAIWYRRAYNIGKGLREEMDSKFYGAAMGEIRNTLFGFFESVDAYSLGKPSVYRRLDSKEEQLKIADKLGLTIPATCLTNNPDEARKFILKHQNVVAKMQTGFAIYEDGVENVVFTNVVSEDKLEELDSLLYCPMQFQQMIQKKKELRITIVGRDVYAFEIDSQQSEDAKVDWRKDGINLIDKWNRTELPGDVEAKLLELLDIYNVDYGAIDMIVSPEDEYYFIEINAAGEFFWLDNLTEGNLISKSIADVLCDKAPRRNNEVMA; encoded by the coding sequence ATGAATAAAATTTTAATTATTACCCATACCGCAGATAATTTTTCTATTGAAAAAGTAACAGAATACATCGGAAAAAATGGCTGTGAAGTCATTCGCTTTGATGTTGATATTTATCCTTTACAAAACAAACTGTCTACCATTTTCCAGGATGGAGAGTGGATAAGTTTTCTTGAAACTCCAGATGCAAAACATCGTTTGGATGATATTTCTGCCATCTGGTACAGAAGAGCTTACAATATCGGAAAAGGACTGAGAGAAGAAATGGACTCTAAGTTTTACGGTGCGGCAATGGGAGAAATCAGAAATACCCTTTTTGGTTTCTTTGAATCTGTGGATGCTTATTCTTTAGGTAAACCAAGTGTTTACAGAAGACTCGACAGTAAGGAAGAACAATTGAAAATTGCAGATAAATTAGGACTGACCATTCCAGCCACATGTCTTACCAACAATCCTGATGAAGCTAGAAAATTTATTCTGAAACATCAGAATGTAGTCGCCAAGATGCAAACCGGTTTTGCTATCTATGAAGACGGTGTTGAAAATGTAGTGTTTACTAACGTTGTCAGCGAAGATAAATTAGAAGAACTTGATTCATTGTTATACTGCCCTATGCAGTTCCAGCAGATGATTCAAAAGAAAAAAGAACTTCGTATTACCATTGTGGGAAGAGATGTTTATGCATTTGAAATAGATTCCCAGCAGTCCGAAGATGCTAAAGTAGACTGGAGAAAAGATGGGATCAATCTCATTGATAAATGGAACAGGACAGAACTTCCGGGAGATGTAGAAGCAAAACTGCTTGAACTTCTCGATATTTACAATGTAGACTATGGAGCAATCGACATGATCGTTTCCCCTGAAGACGAATATTATTTCATCGAGATTAATGCGGCAGGAGAATTCTTCTGGCTGGATAATCTTACAGAAGGAAACCTTATTTCCAAGAGCATTGCAGACGTTCTTTGTGACAAAGCTCCAAGAAGAAATAATGAGGTAATGGCTTAG